CGACAAAGGCCTTCCATTCTTTTTTGAAAAACAAAAACTGATAGGATAAAAATAAACTCGCAATCGAAGCATTCCAATACAAGACCGAAAGAATTTCTTTGAAATGATTTAAGGAAACCAAACGGCTTTTGGGATAAAAGGGAGGATGGATTAAGTGTGTACTATTTCGATCAATGGCTGGGTCATGGAAAAATAAAAAATACGAAAACCAGGGAGTGAGGATACTAAGACCTAAAATAGCACAGCCAACTAGATGTTTTATCTTTTTGTCTTTTGGTGAGTGAACATACCATAAGTAGATGAGTAGGAGCACCAAATACCCTGATACCAAATGAAATAACATCGAAATGGATACAAGGGCAGTAGAACCGTATAACAAAAGATTGTTATCTTTGGGGTCTTTCGTGTATTTAGAAACAAAAAGATAAATCAAAAGATGGGTTACCGTTACCAATGTATAGTTTTCTGCATATCCAAAGGTTAATAGAATCCCACCTGATGAAAGTAAAACGAGGATGGAGGCTGTGTTTGACTTGTTTTCCCTTTTGGCAGTCCACAAAAAACCAAATAAGATTCCTATCCCTGCCAGTTGTGATAAAAAGGTATACGAGATTCTTGGATCATCAGAAAAACCAAATCTAAATAATAGATTAGATACCTGACTATGTAATGCTGTTTCTAAAATTTCATCTAAAGTAAATTGGAATCCAAAGAGTTTTGTTTCTAAAAGATTGGTTTCTAATAATAAAAGGCCATCCCCCCAATTCATATTTCGGATGGGAAATAAAATCAAAAAAATAAAAAAAAGAAGAGCGAAAATCCAACCCGCAGGAATGTATTTTTTGATTTTATCCACCAAATCGTTGTTTTTTGCCAAACTAAAAAGTAAAAATGTTTGGAGGGTGATAAAAAAGATCGCAATGAATATATAAATATTTTTTTCCCCAGGAAGGAACCAAGGTTTCGTAGGCAGGAATTGGCAGCCCAAAAGGAAAAGATAGGGAATGTATAAGTAGATTGTTTTGATCATGGCTCTTTTTCGTAATACTCTTCTGGGATTTCTTCAGCAGCGATATAGGGGAAATGTCCTTTACGGATATTAAAAAACACAAGTTCCGGAAGGCTATAAAATACAGACTCAGTTCCCTTGGAAAATTTTTCTCCTCTGTCGACGGGAGCTGTCAAAATTCCCATCCCCGTATATCCGAGTCCATAAACGGTATTGGCCAAACCAAAAATCGGACGATTCCAAATGTTTTCTTCTGTGAAGAATAAAAAAGGATGATCCATCGGATTGGATTTATAAATTTTCGAACTGGGAACAAAACGTTCCTGCAAATGTTTTTCTGAAAAACTAACTAGTTTCTTTCGTTTAAGATTACGATAGGATAAAAAAACTTTTTTTTGTTTGGTTCCAGAATTAGATTCTAACTTTAACGCTGCCACTGCGGGAACAAAATTAAGACTTATCACTCGACTGGATAAAGGATCCCAAAAAACTTCATTCCCAATTTTCCCTTCCGGAAACATTTCATTCATATACCGAAACAGTTCCGATGTGCAATTTTGATGTGTTAAGTGGTATGAATAAAGATTTTGAATTCCTTTTGTGTAAGATTCGTATTCATCTTTTAAAATCTGGATTGTTTTGTTTTCTTGTGGTAAAAAAGAACCAAATTGATTTTTGTATGGATTTTCTCCGACCCAATTGAATTCCATTCCTTCATATTGAGGAGAGTTTGATTCTAAAAAACTTTGGTATCGAAGAAGAAAAGATTCCCAGTTTAAAAATTGAATCGAATCATAACCCGAACTAAAAACTTTTTTTTTAGATGCGAACAAAATAGCGTATTCTTTTTGTTTGGTGGCGAGAACGAATTCTGGCAAATCGATAAGAGGAAGATACTGAAACCCATCTAAGTTTTTTTTGGGAAAAACTATTGTTTTTTCTGAAATGGATTTGTTTATGTAAAGAATCCTTAAGAGAAGGGTCATCTCTTCCCAATCATCACAATCCGCACCGAGAACACAGGATCGTAAGTCTTTTATTAAACTAATTTGGTATTCTTTCCAGATTGTAATTTCTGGTTCACTTAAAGTAAACTCAGGGCCATTTAATTGTAAAAAAGCCGGTTCATAGAGTTGGACAGGATCTAAAAGAAACCTCCGAACAAAAAAATGTTTTTGTGAGGTCAGCAAGCTTTCTGTATCGGTTGTGATGGTATGAATGAGAGAATAGGGTGAGTCCGTTTTAGGTAAGGGTCTTTTTATTCTTGGGAAAGGAAGGTTCGGTGAACCCTCTTTTCTTAGAACATTTGATTCTTCCAAAATTTCTTTTTCTTCTTTGGAAAAGGAAAACAAATGGGGAATCGGAGAATCAGGATCCGGTAAATTTGTAAAGTATCCAAATCCTGGAACGGGTAGATTATTTTTTTTCCCTTCGGAATTGATCTCAAAAGATTCTAGTTCTCTTTCTAATTTTTTTTGGTTTTGGATGTGGGTTTCCTGCACCAAATAGAGTTCGTTCCACTTTTGGCGTAACATACGTTTTGCGGAATCAGAAATTTCCCACTGAAAAAATTCTATATTGCGATTTTGAACCACTCCGTATTGAAACCGAAAGTCTTCCCAGGGTTCTCTCACAATATGGAAGATTTTATCTTCAAAAGAATATTGGAGGTGGTAGACTCTGTCTCCAAATCGGAGGGCAGAATGTCCGCCACTAGATTGTCCCGAGTTGGAATCTATATATAAAAATCCGTAAGGATTAGGGTTTGATACGGCTTGTAAGGACGAGAAAATAAAAGAATAGGTCAGTAAAAAAAAATAGGAAAGGGCGGAGTTTTTCCGCCCAAAGAGGATCTGGATTATAGATTGTACCCGTCTACGATCAGTTTTGCGACTACTGCGTTTTGTTTTGCTACGTCTGCTGCTACTGCTTTCATTTCAGAAGGAGAGAGGTTTGCTTGTTTTAAACCTTGTCCGATTGCAATGTAAGTTGCACTATTAGATCTCCAAGCCACAACTCCATGAGATTTCGCTATGATAGAAAGTTGGTTTTCTAGTTCTTGTTTTTGGTTTTCGTAACGAATTTGTAAAGCTACACTTGCAGTTACATCTTCTTTGTACTCGTTCATAGCCTTTTCTTTTCCGCTGTCAGAAATAGACGAGATACTATTAGAAACTGATTTTACAAGGGCAGAAGCAGAGTCTGATACAGACACACCCAAGCGGCTGATGCTACCAGAAGCAGAGTCTAGGAAAGAACAATTGTTAAATGAAAGTAAGACCGCAATTACGGAAACTATACTCAAATGTTTGATCATACGCATAAAAAACCTCTTACGACGAATTGCAAAAATTCTAAGTCAAAATGAAAAGTAGTCAATGAATTTTCTGAATCAAACGGAAACAACCACTGAACCAAATGCCGGGAGAGTGACTTCGAAATGGCCACCAATGATCCTAAGGTTCACCATAGTCCCTGTCCAAAAGTCCAAAAAAGGTTCCTTGGTTTTTAAACCTTGGGGAACAGCAAACCGAATGATTTTTTCTTCATCCGTTGGATTCCAAATTCCCAGATATCCTGCAGGGTTATAGAGGGCTGGCGGAAACTCATCTTCAAAGATACCAATGGGAACTGGGGTATAGGCTTGACACTCCCGATTTAATTGGAATGCCTTTTTCAAAAGATCCAACCTGTCCATTTCCAATTTTGTAAGATCATCAGAAACTAACAACATCCCGCCTGACACGGCCATGACGGAAGCCATGAGTTTGGTTTGTGCTTCGTTCATTTTGTTTCTTTTTTTGCGGACAAGAAGACAATCTGGATCATTCAGCCAAAGGTTTCTATGCATGGAGGCACGAGTGATGTCGTTAATGAGTGCGTTTCTTGTGCAGAGTGCATTTCGATCTTGTAAGAGGACTCGTAAGCGTTCGGGATTCCAAAAGGGCGCCACGTCACAAGAAATGCGCATTCCATCAAAGATTCCTACCGATGGCAACATAGGTGCTCCACATCCCAAAAGGAAGGTGTTTTTCCCAACTACTTTTCGAATGAGTTCTAACGCGTTCCGGTAACGGGCTTGTGGTGATAAGGTTTTGTTATATAAATCTCCAGGAAGGAGACCCGCATACAGAAAATCTAATTTTAAATAAGGATATCCCCACTCTTTGACTATAGTTGAAAAAACTTTTTCCAAATAAGCAAGAGCTGTAGGATGAGTGATGTCGAGTGCATAAGTATAACCACTTCCCCAAAGAGGTTGGTAGATGGCAGGCACCGGTTTTCCATTTTGATCTTTGAGTATTGCCTCTGGATACTTACGAAAGAATTCTGATTTTTTTCTAACAAGAAAGGGAGCAAGCCAGATCCCTGGTTTTAGTCCCACTCGTTTGATTTCATCAGCAAGGATCCGCATCCCACCTGGAAATTTATCATTGGGTACGAGCCAATCTCCAATTTCTTTTTGGTATCCATCATCAATTTGAAAGAATTCAAAAGGTAAATTAAGTTCTCTAACCTTTGTTAAATTGTCTAAAATGATTTTTTGATCAATTTTTGTGTAATAATAATACCAAGAACACCAACCAGTGGGGACTTTTTTTGGTAAGTTGGTAGGACCTTCTTTTTTTCCAAGTTCCTCAAAGTATTTGGCAAGTTTCGATTCTGGACTTCCTTTAAAAGGAAGGACTTTGATCTTTGCAATGCTTAGTTTTGTATGGGGGCGAAGGTCAGGCAAACAATGGATATCATAAATTGCCTTAACGGATGTTACATTTCCTTCGTTTCCAAAAACGACTTCGAATTTAGTTCCGAATTCTCCCTGTTCGATGGGCGCGTAAAGAATTCCAACCCCGCTCACTTTATTAAAAACAAGAGTTAGATATTCAGAGATAAACTTACCTACTTTGGATTCGTTTTTGGAATAAACATTCTCTTGTGAATATTGCAAAAAAGATAAAAAGGGAGGTTTGTCTACCGATGTACTTTCTACTTTTCTCGCAATGGACCAAGACTGGTATCCGTGTTGAAAGAGGGAAAACCCACCACCTTCTGGTAGAATGGATAATTCCAATTCTAAATGATCCACAGAAAATCCCACTTCGGGTCTAGTTGATTCCCGCCAAATGAGTTTGGGACTTAGGACAGTTCCCGTTTTGGGATCTGTTGTAGAAGAGAGTAAAAGCTCGAATTTTTTACATTCGGATTGGAAAACTCCTGCCTTAATGGGAAGGAAGTTCGAAATGGTGACGGAATTATGAACTCTGTATTGAATTTTCATCTTGGAAAAATCTATTTGATGATTTTGAAAGGGTAGTTTCCATAGTAAGCCATTATGACCCAAAAACGTTCAACTATAAAACCAGTAGTCTTACAAGGAGATCTGAACGAAGAATTTTTTGAAGCCTTTAAAAAGGATGACCGGTTGGCTGTGGATTGTGAAATGATGGGACTCAATCCTAGAAGGGACAGACTTTGTGTTGTACAAATTTCTGACTCTAAAAATAAAGTCGCTCTTGTACAAATCCTTCCTGGGCAAAAAGAAGCTCCACTCATCCAAAAGTTATTTGAATCCAAAGACATTACCAAAATCTTCCATTTTGCGAGAATGGACATGACTTTTCTCCGGGCAAGACTCGGGATTAAAGTTCAAAATGTTTTTTGCACAAAAATTGGTAGTAAACTGGCTAGAACTTACACCGATAAACACGGGTTAAAAGAACTCATCCGCGAATTTTTCGAAGAAAACATCGATAAAAAAAATCAAAGTTCGGATTGGGGAAAAAAGATCCTCACCAAAGACCAAGTGGACTATGCCTCGACAGATGTTCGGTTTCTAATTGCTCTTGAATCCATCCTCACCGAGATGATGATCCGTGAAAATCGGTTTGCAACTGCCGAACGTTGTTTTGCTTTTTTGGAAACCCAAG
This genomic window from Leptospira brenneri contains:
- a CDS encoding ribonuclease D, translated to MTQKRSTIKPVVLQGDLNEEFFEAFKKDDRLAVDCEMMGLNPRRDRLCVVQISDSKNKVALVQILPGQKEAPLIQKLFESKDITKIFHFARMDMTFLRARLGIKVQNVFCTKIGSKLARTYTDKHGLKELIREFFEENIDKKNQSSDWGKKILTKDQVDYASTDVRFLIALESILTEMMIRENRFATAERCFAFLETQVELDLLEVHNLFEH
- a CDS encoding glycosyltransferase family 39 protein; the encoded protein is MKTIYLYIPYLFLLGCQFLPTKPWFLPGEKNIYIFIAIFFITLQTFLLFSLAKNNDLVDKIKKYIPAGWIFALLFFIFLILFPIRNMNWGDGLLLLETNLLETKLFGFQFTLDEILETALHSQVSNLLFRFGFSDDPRISYTFLSQLAGIGILFGFLWTAKRENKSNTASILVLLSSGGILLTFGYAENYTLVTVTHLLIYLFVSKYTKDPKDNNLLLYGSTALVSISMLFHLVSGYLVLLLIYLWYVHSPKDKKIKHLVGCAILGLSILTPWFSYFLFFHDPAIDRNSTHLIHPPFYPKSRLVSLNHFKEILSVLYWNASIASLFLSYQFLFFKKEWKAFVERPETKVILVTILAFFLHGFFHNPQLGFPADWDLMGFYWLPITFLAHQFWIQSKEISIEWIPSFLFGTVVVIFSAITLHQTNPSRELLWETTKSTIQSYVKENKSYIDNLPKEDKKFFAKGDFLFYKGEVITAKLCDFPEKQNLIQKMNHHRRIWKKGFEDGSFKSKEILGQFLTEATKTNIEYIKSLEVNKICHRPL
- a CDS encoding glycoside hydrolase family 36 protein; amino-acid sequence: MKIQYRVHNSVTISNFLPIKAGVFQSECKKFELLLSSTTDPKTGTVLSPKLIWRESTRPEVGFSVDHLELELSILPEGGGFSLFQHGYQSWSIARKVESTSVDKPPFLSFLQYSQENVYSKNESKVGKFISEYLTLVFNKVSGVGILYAPIEQGEFGTKFEVVFGNEGNVTSVKAIYDIHCLPDLRPHTKLSIAKIKVLPFKGSPESKLAKYFEELGKKEGPTNLPKKVPTGWCSWYYYYTKIDQKIILDNLTKVRELNLPFEFFQIDDGYQKEIGDWLVPNDKFPGGMRILADEIKRVGLKPGIWLAPFLVRKKSEFFRKYPEAILKDQNGKPVPAIYQPLWGSGYTYALDITHPTALAYLEKVFSTIVKEWGYPYLKLDFLYAGLLPGDLYNKTLSPQARYRNALELIRKVVGKNTFLLGCGAPMLPSVGIFDGMRISCDVAPFWNPERLRVLLQDRNALCTRNALINDITRASMHRNLWLNDPDCLLVRKKRNKMNEAQTKLMASVMAVSGGMLLVSDDLTKLEMDRLDLLKKAFQLNRECQAYTPVPIGIFEDEFPPALYNPAGYLGIWNPTDEEKIIRFAVPQGLKTKEPFLDFWTGTMVNLRIIGGHFEVTLPAFGSVVVSV
- a CDS encoding putative lipoprotein, whose translation is MRMIKHLSIVSVIAVLLSFNNCSFLDSASGSISRLGVSVSDSASALVKSVSNSISSISDSGKEKAMNEYKEDVTASVALQIRYENQKQELENQLSIIAKSHGVVAWRSNSATYIAIGQGLKQANLSPSEMKAVAADVAKQNAVVAKLIVDGYNL